Part of the Candidatus Desulfofervidus auxilii genome, TCGGTTAATCCTTTATTTAAAATTTCTGCATTACGCCTACGCACAGCTAACATTTCATCAAGCCTTTTTAACTGCTCCCTACCAATAGCTGCTTCTACATCAGTCATCCGATAATTTAGACCTAACATAGTGTGATAATATTTTCCAGTCTGCCCATGTGTTCTCATAAAACGGATCTTATATGCAAATTCTTCGTTATTTGTACAAACCATTCCTCCCTCTCCTACAAACATATTTTTAGTAGGATAAAAAGAGTAACACACAAAATCTCCAAAAGACCCTATGTCCTGTCCTTTATAAGTTGCTCCGTGTGCTTGTGCTGCATCCCATACAATAATAAGATTATATTTTTTTGCAAAGGTTTGAATTGCTTCTATATCACAGGGATTACCAAAAAGATGAACTGGTGCAATGGCTTTAGTTTTTTCAGTAATTCTACTTTCAGCATCTTTAAGATCTATCAAAAATGTCTCAGGATCTATATCACAAAAAATAGGTTTTCCACCTGCCATAACAACCATGCTGGCAGTGGCAATAAAAGTAAAAGCTGGAACTAAAACTTCGTCTCCCGGTTTAAGAAAACTCATATAAGCAAGATGTAAAGCTGCTGAGCCACTTGAACAAGTAATGGCATATTTTGCTCCTACTTTTTCTGCAAATTCTTTTTCGAAAGCTTCACATTCTTTACCTTGACGCAGTGCTCCAGAACGAAGCACTCGCACAGCAGCTTCTATTTCAGCCTCTGTTAACTTAATTTCTGCTATTTTAATTGCATGCATTTATTTTTCTACTTGCTTTTTTATTTCTTTCATAATTCTATGTAATTCTATAGAATCTTCTATAGTGTTTTTATTTAAAGGTTCTCTGGTAAGAATCGCTTGTATAAAAGCTAACATCTGTATATCCCATACATTCCTGTAACCATAGTTTAATGGAGTCTTACCTGTAGGATATCCACCCCGACTCTCTTTGAGAAAAATATATGAAGGCATATCTGCCTGAATAGAGCCCATAAAACTCCCATTTTCAGCCTGTATTTCTACATATTGAGTAAAAGCAGGTGTTATAAGATCTGCTTGGCAATATATTTCAACATCGTTCTGTCCGTAACATCGGATCATAACAAAATCTTCAGCATCAGCAATAATCTCTTCACCATTAATAATCCGTTTAGGACAGCGTAAATCATAAGAAATAACTTCTATATTTTTTAAAGGTCCAAAATACCAATTAGCTAAATCCACCATATGAACCAGCATTTCATTTATAGCTCCACCGCCAGTAGCCTTTTTATGTTTCCAAACTTGGTGACTACCTCGTCCTCCAAGCCTAAAATAAGCACTTAAAATTTTCCCAAAAACTAAACTTATTCCATTAATACTTTGCTCTCTTATTAAACGATAAGCCTCTTCAAAAACTGGTACAAAACGATATATATATCCAATCATTACGATCCGATCAGTATTTTTTATAAGTTCTTTAAGTTCAGATGGATCCTGTTGGTATTCACATAAGGGTTTTTCACAAAACACATCTTTTCCAGCGTTGATAGCTTCTTTAATAAGTTCTATATGAGTAGGTGTAGGAGTGCAAATAACAACAGCTTTTACTTCAAAATCATTCAATATCTCTTCAACACTCTTTGTCCAAGAAGCACCGGTTTTTTTAGCTAAATTTTCTGCAATTTCAGGATTTATATCACTTAATACTAAAGAAATATTAGGGATTTTTTTTAAACTTAAAATATGTTTTTCTGCCTGTTTACCGCAACCTATTATACCAATTTTTAATTTCTTCATCATTTATATATTTCCTCCAATTTTTAGCTATATTGAGCTCTCTCAACTTTTCAGGGAGAGGAAAAATTTCCCCGGGTACTCCTTTCACAAGGCTCATTGGAGGAACATCCTTAGTAACCACAGCTCCTGCAGCTACAAATGAACCTTTACCTATTCTTACTCCTGGTAAAACCACTACTCCAGCTCCTAAAGTAACTCCATCTTCAATAATAGGTCCTTCC contains:
- a CDS encoding DegT/DnrJ/EryC1/StrS family aminotransferase → MHAIKIAEIKLTEAEIEAAVRVLRSGALRQGKECEAFEKEFAEKVGAKYAITCSSGSAALHLAYMSFLKPGDEVLVPAFTFIATASMVVMAGGKPIFCDIDPETFLIDLKDAESRITEKTKAIAPVHLFGNPCDIEAIQTFAKKYNLIIVWDAAQAHGATYKGQDIGSFGDFVCYSFYPTKNMFVGEGGMVCTNNEEFAYKIRFMRTHGQTGKYYHTMLGLNYRMTDVEAAIGREQLKRLDEMLAVRRRNAEILNKGLTEIPGIRPQKVTPNSKHAWHQYCILVDKEVFGCSRDELAEKLKQKGIATGIHYPRGLHQQPIFEQMYGKHNLPNTEYVAERILALPVHHGLSESDVERIIEAIL
- a CDS encoding Gfo/Idh/MocA family oxidoreductase, with product MKKLKIGIIGCGKQAEKHILSLKKIPNISLVLSDINPEIAENLAKKTGASWTKSVEEILNDFEVKAVVICTPTPTHIELIKEAINAGKDVFCEKPLCEYQQDPSELKELIKNTDRIVMIGYIYRFVPVFEEAYRLIREQSINGISLVFGKILSAYFRLGGRGSHQVWKHKKATGGGAINEMLVHMVDLANWYFGPLKNIEVISYDLRCPKRIINGEEIIADAEDFVMIRCYGQNDVEIYCQADLITPAFTQYVEIQAENGSFMGSIQADMPSYIFLKESRGGYPTGKTPLNYGYRNVWDIQMLAFIQAILTREPLNKNTIEDSIELHRIMKEIKKQVEK